Proteins from a genomic interval of Arachis hypogaea cultivar Tifrunner chromosome 10, arahy.Tifrunner.gnm2.J5K5, whole genome shotgun sequence:
- the LOC112715664 gene encoding uncharacterized protein yields the protein MMDGDDEYIQASKGKNVESFTCSEVALPQNKNAKKKKSKIENKRRFSDEQIRSLECIFESESKLEPRKKIQLARDLGLQPRQVAIWFQNRRARWKSKRIEQEYRKLKDEYDCLASRFESLKKEKDSLQLELKKLNDLMVVSASHHDGRRQEKVIAKGSITDDGGSGSPHSNWRPNEEEEEAKTSFSNEGVDDDTVPLPSDDKPDEEREHHRHHHHQVMRMDDEEQHLEIPLESLEKWYSEDPSGILDQSCSTSQWLDFWT from the exons ATGATGGATGGTGATGATGAGTATATTCAAGCATCTAAAGGGAAGAATGTTGAAAGTTTCACATGTTCAGAAGTAGCACTACCACAGAACAAAAATGCtaagaagaaaaagagtaagataGAGAACAAGAGAAGATTCAGTGATGAGCAAATTAGATCACTTGAGTGCATATTTGAGTCAGAGTCCAAGCTTGAGCCAAGGAAGAAGATTCAGCTAGCAAGAGATCTTGGATTGCAGCCAAGGCAAGTTGCTATATGGTTTCAGAACAGAAGGGCACGGTGGAAATCAAAACGAATAGAGCAAGAATATAGGAAGCTTAAAGATGAATATGACTGCTTAGCTTCTCGCTTTGAGTCTCTAAAGAAAGAGAAGGACTCCTTACAATTAGAG CTAAAGAAGCTGAATGATTTGATGGTGGTATCAGCATCTCATCATGATGGAAGAAGACAAGAGAAGGTTATTGCAAAGGGAAGTATCACAGATGATGGTGGTTCAGGAAGTCCTCACAGCAATTGGAGGCCtaacgaagaagaagaggaagcaaaGACAAGTTTTTCAAATGAGGGTGTTGATGATGACACAGTACCTTTACCTTCTGATGATAAACCTGATGAGGAAAGAGAGCACCACCGCCATCACCACCACCAAGTTATGAGAATGGATGATGAGGAGCAGCATTTAGAGATTCCTTTGGAATCACTTGAGAAATGGTACAGTGAGGATCCAAGTGGAATCTTGGATCAATCATGTAGCACTTCACAATGGTTGGATTTCTGGActtga